A genomic stretch from Chryseobacterium sp. SNU WT5 includes:
- a CDS encoding DNA-directed RNA polymerase subunit alpha: MAILTFIKPDKVILLNSNDFKGQFEFRPLESGFGLTIGNALRRVLLSSLEGYAISSIKIEGVEHEFSTIPGVIEDVTEIILNLKQLRLRAKTETATAEEVTAKVSGQTTVTAGDLGKSMQEFEVLNPELVICSTNKDVKFEITFNIEKGRGYVPSEQNKSANAPIGTIAIDSIYTPIKKVQYTIENYRVEQKTDYEKLVLDIETDGSISPQNALTEASKILIYHFMLFSDERITLETEAVKASIQYDEETLHTRQLLKSKLVDMDLSVRALNCLKAAEVETLGELVSYTKSDLMKFRNFGKKSLTELEELVHAKGLNFGFDVAKYKLDADK, from the coding sequence ATGGCAATTTTAACATTTATTAAACCCGATAAAGTAATCCTTCTTAATTCTAATGACTTCAAAGGGCAATTTGAATTCAGACCATTAGAATCAGGATTTGGACTTACGATCGGTAATGCTTTGAGAAGAGTTTTACTTTCTTCTCTAGAAGGATATGCTATTTCATCTATCAAAATAGAAGGCGTAGAGCACGAATTTTCAACAATACCAGGTGTAATTGAAGACGTTACAGAAATTATTCTTAACTTAAAGCAATTAAGACTTAGAGCAAAAACTGAAACTGCTACAGCAGAAGAAGTTACTGCGAAAGTATCTGGACAAACTACTGTTACCGCAGGTGACTTAGGAAAATCAATGCAAGAATTCGAAGTATTGAATCCTGAATTGGTAATCTGTTCAACTAATAAAGATGTGAAATTTGAAATCACATTCAATATTGAAAAAGGTAGAGGTTATGTTCCATCGGAGCAAAACAAATCAGCAAATGCTCCCATCGGAACTATTGCAATTGATTCCATCTATACCCCGATCAAAAAAGTACAGTACACTATTGAGAACTATCGTGTCGAGCAAAAAACAGACTACGAAAAATTAGTATTGGATATTGAAACTGATGGTTCCATTAGTCCTCAAAATGCTTTAACTGAAGCTTCGAAGATATTAATTTATCATTTCATGTTATTCTCCGATGAGAGAATTACGTTGGAAACTGAAGCGGTAAAAGCATCTATTCAATATGACGAAGAAACTTTACATACTAGACAACTCCTTAAATCTAAATTAGTAGATATGGATCTGTCTGTAAGAGCACTAAACTGCTTGAAAGCTGCTGAAGTGGAAACTTTAGGAGAACTGGTTTCTTATACGAAGTCTGATTTGATGAAATTTAGAAATTTCGGTAAAAAATCCTTAACAGAATTAGAAGAATTAGTGCATGCAAAAGGTCTTAACTTCGGTTTCGACGTTGCTAAATATAAATTAGACGCTGATAAATAA
- the rpsD gene encoding 30S ribosomal protein S4 yields the protein MARYIGPKTKIARKFGAAIYGDDKNFEKRKNQPPGQHGVNKRRNQKKSEYAVQLMEKQKAKYTYGILEKQFANLYEKANRAKGVTGEVLLQLCESRLDNVVYRLGFAKTRAGARQLVSHRHITVNGELVNIASYTLKPGDVIAVREKSKSLEVIADSLAYKSNYEWLQFNDETKSGTFTSAPERIQIPEDLKEQLIVELYSK from the coding sequence ATGGCAAGATATATTGGACCAAAAACAAAGATTGCAAGAAAATTTGGTGCTGCAATCTACGGAGATGATAAAAACTTCGAGAAAAGAAAGAACCAACCACCAGGACAACATGGTGTGAACAAAAGAAGAAACCAAAAGAAATCCGAGTATGCTGTTCAGTTAATGGAAAAGCAGAAAGCGAAATATACTTATGGTATCCTAGAAAAGCAATTTGCTAACCTATACGAAAAAGCTAACAGAGCAAAAGGCGTTACAGGTGAAGTTCTTTTACAATTATGTGAGTCTAGATTAGACAATGTAGTGTACAGATTAGGGTTTGCAAAAACCAGAGCAGGTGCAAGACAATTAGTTTCTCACAGACACATTACAGTAAATGGAGAATTAGTAAATATCGCTTCGTATACTTTGAAGCCAGGTGATGTAATTGCAGTTAGAGAGAAATCAAAATCTCTTGAAGTAATTGCTGATTCATTAGCTTACAAATCAAACTACGAGTGGTTACAATTCAACGACGAGACAAAATCAGGTACTTTTACTTCTGCACCGGAGAGAATTCAAATTCCGGAAGACTTAAAAGAACAATTGATCGTTGAACTTTACTCTAAATAA
- the rplN gene encoding 50S ribosomal protein L14: MLQTESRLKVADNTGAKEVLVIRVLGGTRRRYASVGDKVVVTIKDSTPQGTAKKGTVSKAVVIRTKKAVRRKDGSYIKFDDNACVLLNATGEMRGTRVFGPVARELRDKEYMKVISLAPEVL, encoded by the coding sequence ATGTTACAAACCGAATCAAGATTAAAAGTTGCTGATAACACAGGTGCCAAAGAAGTACTTGTAATCAGAGTTCTAGGAGGAACTAGAAGAAGATATGCTTCAGTTGGTGATAAAGTCGTAGTTACTATCAAAGATTCTACACCACAAGGTACCGCAAAGAAAGGAACTGTTTCTAAAGCAGTAGTAATTAGAACTAAAAAAGCAGTAAGAAGAAAAGATGGTTCATACATCAAATTCGACGATAATGCTTGTGTACTTCTTAACGCTACTGGTGAAATGAGAGGTACCAGAGTCTTCGGACCGGTTGCTCGTGAACTAAGAGACAAAGAATACATGAAAGTTATTTCATTAGCTCCTGAAGTACTTTAA
- the eno gene encoding phosphopyruvate hydratase: MSYISYIDARQILDSRGNPTIEVDVFTEAGSMGRAAVPSGASTGEHEAVELRDGEKEFGGKGVLKAVENVREIIAPELIGTSVFEQNFIDQVMIELDGTPNKANLGANAILGVSLAVAKAAALDLKIPLYKYIGGVNANTLPVPMMNVINGGSHSDAPIAFQEFMIMPVKADSFSHALQKGTEIFHELKAILKTRNLSTAVGDEGGFAPKFKGTEDALDTLTQAIENAGYKAGDDIMFALDSAASEFYVDGKYDYRKFEGENGACRTREEQVDYLAELASKYPIISIEDGMDENDWEGWKLLTERLGKTVQIVGDDLFVTNSEILAKGIKEDIANSILIKVNQIGTLSETMDAVQMAQHNGYTTVMSHRSGETEDSTIADLAVAMNCGQIKTGSASRSDRMAKYNQLLRIEEALGDTAYFPGLDAFKIKR; the protein is encoded by the coding sequence ATGAGTTACATTTCTTACATTGATGCAAGACAAATTTTAGATTCAAGAGGAAACCCTACAATTGAAGTTGATGTTTTCACAGAAGCGGGTTCTATGGGGCGTGCAGCAGTTCCGTCCGGAGCATCTACTGGTGAACATGAAGCCGTAGAGTTACGAGACGGAGAAAAAGAGTTTGGAGGAAAAGGAGTTTTAAAAGCAGTCGAAAATGTAAGAGAAATAATAGCACCAGAATTGATAGGTACTTCTGTTTTTGAACAAAACTTTATCGATCAGGTGATGATTGAATTGGATGGAACACCAAACAAAGCCAACCTGGGTGCAAATGCAATTTTAGGAGTGTCTTTGGCGGTTGCAAAAGCGGCAGCTTTGGACCTTAAAATTCCTTTATATAAATATATTGGTGGAGTAAACGCAAATACACTTCCAGTTCCAATGATGAATGTTATTAATGGTGGTTCGCATTCAGATGCACCGATCGCTTTCCAGGAATTTATGATCATGCCTGTAAAAGCCGATTCTTTTTCTCACGCTCTACAGAAAGGAACAGAGATTTTCCACGAATTAAAAGCAATTTTAAAAACTAGAAATCTTTCAACGGCAGTTGGAGATGAAGGAGGTTTTGCGCCAAAATTCAAAGGAACTGAAGACGCTTTAGATACGCTTACACAAGCGATTGAAAATGCTGGTTACAAAGCAGGAGACGACATTATGTTTGCATTAGATTCTGCAGCGTCAGAGTTTTATGTAGATGGAAAGTATGATTATAGAAAATTTGAAGGGGAGAATGGAGCGTGTAGAACTCGTGAAGAACAAGTTGATTATCTTGCAGAATTAGCTTCAAAATATCCTATCATTTCTATCGAAGATGGTATGGACGAAAATGATTGGGAAGGATGGAAATTATTAACAGAAAGATTAGGAAAAACGGTTCAGATCGTTGGTGATGATTTATTTGTAACCAATAGTGAGATTTTAGCCAAAGGAATCAAAGAAGATATTGCAAATTCTATCTTAATTAAAGTAAACCAAATAGGTACTCTTTCTGAAACAATGGATGCTGTTCAGATGGCGCAACATAATGGTTATACCACCGTAATGTCGCATAGATCAGGTGAGACGGAAGACTCTACTATCGCAGATTTGGCAGTGGCAATGAACTGTGGACAGATCAAAACAGGTTCTGCTTCCCGTTCAGATCGTATGGCGAAATACAACCAACTGTTAAGAATTGAAGAGGCATTAGGGGATACAGCGTACTTTCCAGGGTTAGATGCTTTCAAAATAAAACGATAA
- the rpsN gene encoding 30S ribosomal protein S14, with translation MAKESMKARERKREATVAKYAEKRKALKEANDYLGLQKLPKDASPVRLHNRCKLTGRPRGYMRTFGLSRVTFREMANNGLIPGVKKASW, from the coding sequence ATGGCTAAAGAATCAATGAAAGCGCGTGAGCGCAAAAGAGAAGCGACAGTAGCAAAATATGCTGAGAAAAGAAAAGCTTTGAAAGAAGCGAATGATTATCTTGGTTTACAAAAATTGCCAAAAGACGCTTCACCAGTAAGACTACACAACAGATGTAAATTAACTGGAAGACCAAGAGGTTACATGAGAACATTTGGTCTTTCTAGAGTAACTTTCAGAGAAATGGCCAACAACGGTCTTATCCCGGGAGTGAAAAAAGCTAGTTGGTAA
- the rplR gene encoding 50S ribosomal protein L18, translating to MALSKVQKRNRIKRRVRGKISGSAELPRLSVYKSNKEIYAQLIDDKDGKTLASASSRALKAKGNKVEISAEVGKAIAEKAKAAGIENIVFDRNGFVYHGRVKALADGAREGGLKF from the coding sequence ATGGCACTAAGCAAAGTACAAAAAAGAAATAGAATTAAAAGAAGAGTAAGAGGAAAAATCTCTGGCTCTGCTGAATTACCAAGATTATCAGTTTACAAAAGCAACAAAGAAATTTACGCTCAATTGATCGATGATAAAGATGGTAAAACCTTAGCTTCAGCTTCTTCAAGAGCGTTGAAAGCTAAAGGTAATAAAGTGGAAATCTCTGCAGAAGTTGGTAAAGCAATCGCTGAAAAAGCTAAAGCTGCAGGCATTGAAAATATAGTGTTCGACAGAAACGGATTCGTATATCATGGTAGAGTGAAAGCTTTAGCTGATGGTGCGAGAGAAGGCGGACTAAAATTCTAA
- the rplX gene encoding 50S ribosomal protein L24 — MTKLKIKRGDNVIITTGKKEIKGKKGEVIEVIRKEGKDARVIVAGLNIVKKHTKPSAGNPQGGIVEKEASIHISNVMLIDKDGKATKTGSKVDGDKKVRVAKTTGETL, encoded by the coding sequence ATGACAAAGTTAAAAATCAAAAGAGGAGATAACGTAATCATCACCACAGGAAAGAAAGAAATCAAAGGAAAGAAAGGTGAAGTTATTGAAGTAATCAGAAAAGAAGGCAAAGACGCTAGAGTTATTGTAGCTGGGTTAAATATTGTTAAAAAACATACTAAACCTTCTGCAGGAAATCCTCAAGGCGGAATTGTAGAAAAAGAAGCATCAATCCATATTTCTAATGTTATGCTTATCGACAAAGACGGTAAAGCAACAAAAACTGGAAGTAAGGTAGACGGTGATAAAAAAGTAAGAGTTGCTAAAACAACCGGTGAAACTTTATAA
- the rpsH gene encoding 30S ribosomal protein S8 has product MVTDPISDFLTRVRNAQSAGHKVVDIPASKIKKEITKILFDQGFILNYKFEDNAVQGNIKIALKYDKQTNRAAIKSIQRASRPGLRQYKGSGELPRVLNGLGIAIISTSRGVMTDKKARQEKVGGEVICYVY; this is encoded by the coding sequence ATGGTAACAGATCCAATTTCAGATTTCCTAACCAGAGTAAGGAACGCACAAAGCGCAGGCCACAAAGTGGTGGATATTCCTGCATCGAAAATCAAAAAGGAGATTACAAAAATTTTGTTTGATCAGGGTTTCATTTTGAACTACAAGTTCGAAGATAATGCTGTTCAGGGAAATATCAAAATCGCTTTAAAGTACGACAAACAAACCAACAGAGCTGCGATCAAGAGCATACAAAGAGCTTCTAGACCAGGACTAAGACAATACAAAGGATCAGGAGAACTGCCAAGAGTATTAAATGGTTTGGGTATCGCAATTATCTCCACTTCTAGAGGAGTTATGACCGATAAAAAAGCACGTCAGGAAAAAGTTGGTGGAGAGGTAATCTGCTATGTTTATTAA
- the rplE gene encoding 50S ribosomal protein L5: protein MEYIARPKQLYKEKIIPTMMEEFGYKSVMQVPKLLKIVVSQGLGAATADKKIVDYGIEELTAITGQKAVGTLSKKDEAAFKLRKGMPVGARVTLRSNQMYEFLDRLTASALPRIRDFSGIKADGFDGRGNYNLGITEQIIFPEIAIDKVKKIQGMDITFVTSANTDKEAKALLTHFGLPFKKN from the coding sequence ATGGAATATATAGCAAGACCAAAACAATTATATAAAGAGAAAATTATTCCTACAATGATGGAAGAATTTGGGTACAAATCTGTTATGCAGGTTCCTAAATTACTTAAAATCGTTGTGTCACAAGGTTTGGGTGCTGCAACTGCAGACAAGAAAATTGTTGACTACGGAATAGAAGAACTTACAGCAATCACCGGTCAAAAAGCAGTTGGTACTCTTTCTAAGAAAGATGAAGCTGCTTTCAAATTAAGAAAAGGAATGCCAGTAGGAGCTAGAGTTACTTTAAGATCAAATCAAATGTATGAGTTCTTAGACAGACTTACTGCTTCAGCTTTGCCACGTATCAGAGATTTTTCTGGTATTAAAGCAGACGGTTTCGACGGAAGAGGAAATTATAACTTAGGAATTACTGAGCAAATTATTTTCCCAGAAATCGCAATCGACAAAGTAAAGAAAATCCAAGGGATGGACATTACTTTTGTAACTTCTGCGAACACAGACAAAGAAGCAAAAGCTTTATTAACTCACTTCGGTTTACCTTTCAAAAAGAACTAA
- the rpsE gene encoding 30S ribosomal protein S5 has protein sequence MLGLDNIEKIKPGGLELKDRLVSVNRVTKVTKGGRAFGFSAIVVVGDEAGTVGFGLGKSKDVASAIAKAVEDAKKNLVKVPVVNHTIPHQTSARYGGADIFLRPATHGTGVIAGGTVRMVIEAAGIKDILSKSKGSSNPHNVVKATFKALLDIRRPEEIAKLRGVSLDKVFNG, from the coding sequence ATGTTAGGACTAGATAATATAGAAAAAATCAAACCGGGAGGATTAGAACTTAAAGATCGTCTCGTTTCAGTAAACAGAGTTACTAAAGTAACCAAGGGAGGTAGAGCTTTCGGATTTTCTGCAATCGTGGTTGTAGGTGACGAAGCTGGAACTGTTGGTTTCGGTTTAGGAAAATCTAAAGATGTAGCTTCAGCTATTGCGAAAGCAGTAGAAGATGCTAAGAAAAATTTAGTAAAAGTTCCTGTTGTAAATCATACCATTCCACACCAAACTTCTGCAAGATACGGTGGAGCAGATATCTTCTTGAGACCTGCAACTCATGGTACCGGTGTAATTGCTGGTGGTACAGTTCGTATGGTTATTGAAGCAGCTGGAATTAAAGATATTCTTTCAAAATCTAAAGGTTCATCTAACCCACATAACGTTGTGAAAGCTACTTTCAAAGCATTGTTGGATATCAGAAGACCAGAAGAAATTGCAAAATTGAGAGGTGTTTCATTAGATAAAGTGTTTAACGGTTAA
- the rpsM gene encoding 30S ribosomal protein S13, with amino-acid sequence MARISGIDLPKNKRGVIGLTYIYGVGRSTSSEILKAAGISEDKKVNEWNDDELALIRNYITENIKVEGELRSETQINIKRLMDIGCQRGIRHRLGLPLRGQRTKNNSRTRKGKRKTVANKKKASK; translated from the coding sequence ATGGCGAGAATTTCAGGTATTGATTTACCAAAAAACAAAAGAGGCGTTATCGGTTTAACTTATATTTACGGTGTTGGGAGAAGTACTTCTTCAGAGATCTTAAAAGCAGCTGGTATTAGCGAAGACAAGAAAGTCAACGAATGGAATGACGATGAATTGGCACTAATCAGAAACTACATCACTGAAAACATCAAAGTAGAAGGTGAATTACGTTCTGAAACACAAATTAACATCAAGCGATTGATGGACATTGGATGCCAACGAGGAATACGTCACAGACTAGGATTACCTTTAAGAGGCCAAAGAACTAAAAACAATTCTAGAACCCGAAAAGGAAAGAGAAAAACTGTTGCTAACAAGAAAAAAGCAAGTAAATAA
- the secY gene encoding preprotein translocase subunit SecY: MKEFIQTLKNIWSLKELRDKILFTLGIVLVYRFASYISLPAINMAEVGNLLENYQNQGGNKQGAGLLGLLSSFTGGAFSRASIMALGIMPYISASIIVQLMGMAIPYLQKLQKDGESGRNTLNQITRWLTIAVCLVQAPSYLTSITQMFLPHAQFASAYYVHPQSIMFWLPSIVILVAGSVFAMWLGEKITDKGIGNGISILIMVGILADLPGSFIQEIATQTGKGGFGTIMILIEVLFWMLVVLLAIILSVAVRKIPIQYVSRAQARGGVNRNLMQGARQWIPLKVNASGVMPIIFAQALMFVPGLLTKVDESNPFLAGFKDVFSWQYNVLFAILIIIFSFFYTAITIPVNQMADDLKRNGGLIPKVRPGKETSDYLDDILSKITLPGSIFLAIFAILPALVYGTIVQTDRFALFFGGTSLLIMVGVILDTVQQINTYLLNHHYDGLMQSKLSRTNNNNL; this comes from the coding sequence ATGAAAGAATTTATACAAACACTAAAAAACATTTGGAGTCTTAAGGAATTGAGAGATAAAATACTTTTTACTCTCGGTATCGTCCTCGTGTATAGATTCGCATCTTATATTTCTCTACCTGCTATTAATATGGCAGAAGTAGGGAATCTTTTGGAAAATTACCAAAACCAAGGAGGCAACAAGCAAGGAGCAGGACTTCTTGGGTTGCTTTCTTCGTTTACAGGTGGGGCATTTAGTAGAGCGTCGATTATGGCACTCGGAATTATGCCTTATATTTCTGCTTCCATTATTGTACAGTTGATGGGTATGGCAATTCCATATCTTCAGAAACTGCAGAAAGATGGTGAAAGTGGTAGAAATACATTAAACCAAATTACAAGATGGTTAACAATCGCAGTTTGTTTGGTTCAGGCACCTTCTTACCTTACATCAATCACACAAATGTTCTTGCCACATGCACAGTTTGCTTCCGCTTACTATGTACATCCGCAGTCTATTATGTTCTGGTTGCCTAGTATTGTAATTTTGGTTGCAGGTTCTGTATTCGCTATGTGGTTAGGAGAGAAAATTACTGATAAAGGAATTGGAAACGGTATTTCTATCTTAATTATGGTAGGGATTCTTGCAGATCTTCCGGGATCTTTCATTCAAGAAATTGCAACTCAAACAGGTAAAGGTGGTTTTGGGACCATTATGATTCTGATTGAAGTATTATTCTGGATGTTGGTTGTTCTTCTTGCTATCATACTTTCGGTCGCAGTAAGGAAAATTCCGATTCAGTATGTAAGTAGAGCGCAGGCAAGAGGTGGAGTAAACAGAAATCTAATGCAGGGAGCAAGACAATGGATTCCTCTAAAAGTGAATGCTTCTGGAGTAATGCCGATCATCTTTGCGCAGGCTTTAATGTTTGTTCCTGGTCTATTAACGAAAGTTGATGAATCCAATCCATTCTTGGCAGGGTTTAAGGATGTCTTCAGTTGGCAGTACAATGTATTGTTTGCTATTTTGATTATCATCTTTTCATTCTTCTACACCGCAATTACTATTCCGGTTAACCAAATGGCTGATGATTTAAAGAGAAATGGTGGGTTAATTCCTAAGGTAAGACCAGGGAAGGAAACCTCTGATTATCTTGATGATATTTTGTCAAAAATCACTTTGCCAGGTTCGATATTTTTAGCTATCTTTGCAATCCTTCCAGCACTTGTGTATGGAACGATCGTTCAGACCGACCGATTTGCCCTGTTTTTCGGTGGTACGTCGCTTTTAATTATGGTCGGAGTAATCTTAGATACTGTACAACAAATCAATACGTATTTGTTAAATCATCATTATGATGGTTTAATGCAGTCTAAATTATCTAGAACGAACAACAACAACCTGTAA
- the rplF gene encoding 50S ribosomal protein L6, translated as MSRIGKSIIEIPANVTVTEKDGLVTVKGPKGELTQQLEEGITLKQEDGILTLDRPSESKQHKALHGLYRALINNMVQGTAEGWTKKLELVGVGYRASNQGNRLDLALGFSHGIVMDLPKEIVVETLSEKGKNPIITLTSFDKQLLGMVAAKIRSFRKPEPYKGKGVRFVGEIVRRKAGKSA; from the coding sequence ATGTCAAGAATTGGTAAATCAATTATAGAAATTCCAGCTAATGTTACTGTAACCGAGAAAGACGGGTTGGTAACTGTGAAAGGACCGAAAGGAGAACTTACACAGCAATTAGAAGAAGGAATCACTCTAAAACAAGAAGACGGAATTCTAACTTTAGATAGACCGTCCGAATCAAAGCAACATAAAGCATTACACGGTCTTTACAGAGCGTTAATCAATAATATGGTTCAGGGAACTGCCGAAGGGTGGACCAAAAAACTGGAACTTGTAGGAGTAGGATATAGAGCATCTAATCAAGGAAACAGATTAGATTTAGCTTTAGGATTCTCACACGGAATTGTAATGGATCTTCCTAAAGAAATCGTGGTAGAAACATTATCAGAAAAAGGTAAAAATCCAATTATTACCTTAACATCTTTTGACAAACAATTATTAGGAATGGTAGCAGCAAAGATCAGATCTTTCAGAAAACCAGAGCCTTATAAAGGAAAAGGAGTTAGATTCGTTGGAGAAATTGTAAGACGTAAAGCTGGTAAATCTGCTTAA
- the rpmD gene encoding 50S ribosomal protein L30: protein MAKIQVKQVRSAIGRTKTQKRTLEALGLKKLHQVVEHDDTPAILGMISAINHLVVVVK, encoded by the coding sequence ATGGCAAAAATTCAAGTAAAACAAGTAAGAAGCGCTATTGGTAGAACAAAGACCCAAAAGAGAACGCTGGAAGCATTAGGATTAAAAAAACTTCACCAAGTGGTTGAACATGATGACACTCCTGCAATTTTAGGAATGATCTCTGCAATCAATCACCTAGTAGTAGTTGTTAAATAG
- the rpsK gene encoding 30S ribosomal protein S11, with translation MAKQTKAVKKRKVKVEAIGEAHIQATFNNIIISLTNKSGEVISWASAGKMGFRGSKKNTPFAAQMAAENCSTVAHDAGLRRVKVYVKGPGAGRESAIRTIHNSGIEVSEIVDVTPMPHNGCRPPKRRRV, from the coding sequence ATGGCAAAACAGACTAAAGCAGTTAAGAAAAGAAAAGTTAAAGTTGAAGCGATTGGTGAAGCACACATCCAAGCTACATTCAACAATATCATTATTTCTTTGACAAATAAAAGTGGAGAGGTCATCTCTTGGGCATCAGCCGGAAAGATGGGATTCAGAGGTTCTAAAAAGAATACTCCTTTTGCAGCGCAGATGGCTGCAGAAAATTGCTCAACAGTAGCACACGATGCTGGACTACGAAGAGTAAAGGTTTACGTGAAAGGTCCTGGTGCAGGTAGAGAATCTGCAATTAGAACGATTCACAATTCAGGAATTGAAGTTAGTGAAATCGTTGATGTGACTCCAATGCCACATAACGGATGTAGACCACCAAAAAGAAGAAGAGTATAA
- the rpmJ gene encoding 50S ribosomal protein L36, whose protein sequence is MKVRASIKKRSADCKIVRRKGVLFVINKKNPKFKQRQG, encoded by the coding sequence ATGAAAGTTAGAGCATCTATCAAAAAAAGAAGTGCTGATTGCAAAATTGTTCGCAGAAAAGGCGTTCTGTTTGTAATCAACAAGAAGAACCCAAAATTTAAACAAAGACAAGGTTAA
- the rplQ gene encoding 50S ribosomal protein L17 yields the protein MRHGKKFNHLGRTTSHRSAMLSNMACSLIEHKRINTTVAKAKALRVYVEPILTKSKEDTTHNRRTVFAYLQSKEAVTELFRTVAPKIAERNGGYTRIIKTGFRQGDSADMAMIELVDFNDLYNPNAEEKKVTRRSRRATPKATETVADAKKAPAKEAKKTEEPTAEAADSIDEKAGE from the coding sequence ATGAGACACGGTAAAAAATTCAATCACTTAGGAAGAACTACATCACACAGAAGTGCAATGCTTTCTAATATGGCTTGTTCTCTTATTGAGCATAAAAGAATCAACACTACTGTTGCTAAAGCGAAAGCTTTAAGAGTGTATGTTGAACCAATCTTGACAAAATCGAAAGAAGATACAACACACAACAGAAGAACAGTTTTCGCTTACCTGCAAAGTAAAGAAGCAGTTACTGAATTATTCAGAACAGTTGCTCCTAAAATTGCAGAAAGAAATGGTGGTTACACAAGAATCATCAAAACTGGATTCAGACAGGGAGATTCTGCCGATATGGCAATGATCGAACTTGTAGATTTCAACGATCTTTACAACCCGAATGCTGAAGAGAAAAAAGTAACAAGAAGAAGCAGAAGAGCAACTCCAAAAGCAACTGAAACTGTTGCTGATGCAAAAAAAGCACCTGCTAAAGAAGCAAAGAAAACTGAAGAACCAACAGCAGAAGCTGCAGATTCTATAGATGAAAAAGCTGGAGAATAA
- the infA gene encoding translation initiation factor IF-1, whose amino-acid sequence MAKQKHIEQDGVITEALSNAQFRVELENGHVLIAHISGKMRMHYIKLLPGDKVKLELSPYDLSKGRITFRY is encoded by the coding sequence ATGGCAAAACAAAAACATATTGAACAAGACGGCGTTATTACGGAAGCACTTTCGAACGCTCAGTTCCGTGTTGAATTAGAAAATGGGCATGTTCTTATTGCGCATATTTCTGGTAAAATGCGAATGCACTATATCAAACTTCTACCTGGAGACAAGGTGAAGTTAGAATTATCTCCTTATGATTTATCAAAGGGAAGGATCACATTTAGATATTAA
- the rplO gene encoding 50S ribosomal protein L15, with product MNLNNIRPAAGSTHSTKRIGRGQGSGKGGTAGKGHNGQQARAGYSQKIGFEGGQMPLQRRLPKFGFTNINRKEYRGINLDTLQLLADSKNITEITQEILVENGLAKKSEIIKIMGRGELKAGVSVSAHKFTKSAEEAISKAGGKAITL from the coding sequence ATGAATTTAAATAATATTAGACCTGCAGCAGGTTCTACTCACAGTACTAAAAGAATCGGTAGAGGACAAGGTAGTGGAAAAGGAGGAACAGCAGGGAAAGGACATAATGGTCAGCAAGCAAGAGCTGGTTATTCACAAAAAATCGGTTTCGAAGGTGGACAAATGCCTTTGCAAAGAAGATTACCAAAATTTGGTTTCACCAATATCAACAGAAAAGAGTACAGAGGAATCAATTTAGATACTTTGCAACTTTTAGCTGATTCGAAAAATATTACCGAAATCACTCAAGAAATCTTGGTAGAAAATGGTTTAGCTAAGAAAAGCGAAATCATTAAAATCATGGGAAGAGGTGAATTAAAAGCTGGTGTTTCAGTTTCTGCTCACAAGTTCACTAAATCTGCTGAAGAAGCAATTTCTAAAGCAGGAGGTAAAGCAATTACTCTTTAA